The Nocardia vinacea genome contains the following window.
CATATCCGCACATGCCGCTTGCGACGCGGTCAGCCGTGCCTACGCGGAAAGCACCCGTAGGAGTCCCATTCCGACCTTCCGGTCGAGCCACAACCATTGAGCGGCAGGCAATCTCGCGCGACGCCCGCACACGCCGATTACGAGGCATCGCGCCCACGATGTCAGGTCTTGTCGAACTCGGGTGCAGGCAACCGACGGCAAGAGGCGGGTGCGATCTTCGGTGCCGGCTAATGGCGAGGCAGCGCCGATCTTGTCTGCAGAGCGGCACGGCTATGCCGCTGGGCGAGTGGTCGCGCGCGAGAAGTGTTGGGCTCAGAGCATGCCGGATTAGCCGGTTGCATGCTGTCGCCGGAGCTGCGCGGCAATTCGGTCGATGAAATCCCGCTGATCTGCGGGTTTGAACGGCAGAATGTCGCCATGCGTATATTTGCCCGATTGTTGCAGTCTGCCGTCGCCGGCGCGCTGGTCGTGGCGGCCGGTCATTGCGTCGCGGCCGCGCCCGCCGCGAGCGACACCCATATTCAGTTGCCATGGCTGACTGCTGAGCCGGACGGCGTGCAGGCGCCGGGGGCAGCGCTGGCAGACGGAATCACCGGCACGGTGCTGTGGTCGCGACAGGCGAACACCCCGGTCCCGATAGCCAGCATCACGAAGGTGATGACGGCACTGGTCGTGATCAATGCCGGCGACCTCGACCGGACTATCACCGTGCCGCAAGAAATCATCGCCTACGGCGCCAAGTACGACGGAAGCAACGCAGGCCTGATACCCGGCGAGGTGCTCACCGCGCGACAGCTCCTGTACGCGATGATGCTGCCATCCGGCTGCGATGCCGCCTATACCCTTGCCGAGGCGTACGGGCCCGGCCAAGACGGCTTCATCGCCAAAATGAACGAGACCGCGCGTCAAATGGGCCTGGCGGGAACATATTTCACCGACCCCAGCGGGTTGCCCGCCCCCACCGACCACTCGACCTACTCCACACCGGCGGACCTGGTTGCGCTCGGCCTGCGGGCGATGAGCCTGCCGGTGTTCCGCGACATCGTCAGGTCGCGGAGCTATCACCTGCCCGCCGGCCCGGGCAACCGCGATCATCTCTGGCAGACCACGAACTCGCTGCTGCGTGACTATCCCGGCACTATCGGCATCAAAACCGGATCCACCGACGCTGCGGGAACGTGCCTGCTGTTCGAGTCGGTCAGGGCAGGAATACCGCTGATCGGTGTGGTCCTGCACAGCTCACCCGACAGCAACGTCGCCGCAAAGGAGGACGCCGAGCGCATGTTGAACTGGGCCTACAACCCGATCCTGAGCGCGCTGCCGATCAGTTAGCACCGAATGCGGCAGGCTGCCTGCGGATCCCGGTGCGCACCAGGACGATCCGCGGCCACAGGACGACCGTGTCCGCCAACCTGGCCACCGCCAGGTAGGCACGCATGCCGCGATCGGGGTGGTGAATAGCTCGCCGATCGCGGTCATCGTGAGGCATCGAGGCGCTGCTGACTGCTGCGGGGGACTCCGCCCACCTCGGCGATTTCGCACTCGTGACGATGCTTGGCTTGTTGGGGTTGCGGATCTTCGAAGCCTGTCACTCCGACATCGAAGACCTCGGCGAGGAACATGGCCACCGCGTACTACATGTGGTGGGCGAAGGCGCCGAAGTCGTTCTGGTGCCCTGCCTCCGGCAGT
Protein-coding sequences here:
- a CDS encoding D-alanyl-D-alanine carboxypeptidase family protein; translated protein: MRIFARLLQSAVAGALVVAAGHCVAAAPAASDTHIQLPWLTAEPDGVQAPGAALADGITGTVLWSRQANTPVPIASITKVMTALVVINAGDLDRTITVPQEIIAYGAKYDGSNAGLIPGEVLTARQLLYAMMLPSGCDAAYTLAEAYGPGQDGFIAKMNETARQMGLAGTYFTDPSGLPAPTDHSTYSTPADLVALGLRAMSLPVFRDIVRSRSYHLPAGPGNRDHLWQTTNSLLRDYPGTIGIKTGSTDAAGTCLLFESVRAGIPLIGVVLHSSPDSNVAAKEDAERMLNWAYNPILSALPIS